The genomic region TTGCCCAATACAGAAATATTTATATCCTGAGAAGTTTCTTCGGAGTGTTTTAAATTGACAATACAACCAGCATCTGTAGTCTTTTTAATTTCCAAGAAAACGTCGGCGGATTTATCGCCGTAACTTACGCGATTTCCAACTATGAGATTATGATATTTTTCATCGATATCGTGAAGGTTGAAGATGGTTTTTTTAGCGACCTGGCTAATGGACAATTCCTCGTGAGCTACCGTATCCATATTTTTGAAAAACTCCATATGTTCAGGAGCAACAGAGGTAATTATGGCAATGTCGGGTTGAATGTAGCGCATAAAAGTAGCCATTTCACCAGGGCAATCAATGCCGCATTCTTGAATAATTGCATCTGGCGATTCGGGGTTTTTTATGCTGGCGTGTGCCGCGGAGAAGACTCTCAGCCAGGCTAGGGGAGATTTGGCGTTTTTTGGTCCGTCTACACCTAAGATTTCCAGCGGCGCACTTAAAGTTGTGTTCAAATTGCCACGACTATGGCGCACGGTGAATTTTTCTGATAGAACAGTGGCGGTTGCTGATTTTACGCTAGTTTTACCAACGCTGCCAACTATGGCAATTAGTTTGGTGTCAGGATGAGATTTAAGATATTTTTTTACATAAGAGCCGAGAATTGTTTCTAAGAGATGTTTGAATAATTGCATGGAGTTATTATAACAGATTGAGGAATAGTAGGGAGAAGGGCGTGGGGTTGCTTTTTTAATGATTTTATGGTATTATAGCAGTTATGAATACAAGCAGATCCAATAGAGAGCGAATGAGATTGAGTGAGGTTGCTGCTGAGGTCACGAGATCTTCTGAGTATATGGAAATATGCTCAAAGTTAGGTGGGACGGCATTAAAAACGGTAGGGGCAAAGCGGCATGTTGTGTCTAAAGCTATAGATATTCAGCGTAGTAAACAAGAAAGTCAATATGAAACAGACGAAGACAGAGCTCTGAAATTAATACAAATTATGCCGTATTGGCTTGATGCTCAGGTAAAGCTTAATAATCATAAGAGTGATATGTCTCACAAAGAGATAAAAAAGTGTAAAGAAACAGTTACGACATTCAATAAAATCATACGTACTATGATAGATGAAGAGCAGTGTAGTAGTATGAAGGAAACTATGGATTCCATCAATGAGGTTATGTTAATGCTTAATTATACTCGCTCGGAGATTGAGTACGCTAGTCAGTCGTTTTATGCTGTGATTCAGGGAATGCGCCATGAAATTGCTGCTGAAAGTGCCTTAAACTGGACTCCGGGAGTTGAACTTGCTGAAATGACTAGTACTGAAGATGATCTTAATGGAGGAGATATTCGTGTTCACTATGTCGATGATCAAGGCGAAAGGTTTGAATTTAACATTGATATAAAAGCGACTAAAATTTCTGCTTATAAGGCAAAAGAAAGGAATCGTAGACCGGGTTATTATGTAATCTGGTCGGAATTTGATGATGATGATTTTTGTGGTAGAGTGCTTCCTGAAGACAGAACTATCAAGAGTAAATGTTCTTACTATGAGAAAAAAATTAAGGAAATAGTTGCCATTGAAAGGCAAAGGCGTAGCAAAGCTCAAAGAACGCTGGGAAGGGCAGTCTAGGTAGAGTATGGAAGCTTATAAAGTTATTAAGCCAGCTAATCTTCAGGAGCTTGATGCTACATTACGCACTAATCCGTTGGGTTCAGAATTTCCAATAACGATTGAGGGGAATCTTGATGGTAATGATATTGCAAAAAGAAGAGGTGTTGTTCCTAAGAAAGAGGAAGCTACCTTTTCAGCTGCTTCTATTGATGTTGGAAAGAGCAGTGAAAATACTAGAATGATTATAACAATGGGGGAAGTTGCTATTAAGGGGGTTGCCTTTACGGGAAGAATCTCTGCATCGGAAAAAGGCGATGATGGTGATGATAATTTCCCTGAGCTACTAATCGTATAATACCGAATAATATCTAGATAATTAGCACTCACACTTGACGAGTGCTAATTTGTTGCGTTACAATAGATACGTTGTTAACGAAATGGAGGATAACGTGAGTACACCTATTAAGCCTCTTGGCGACCGTGTTGTAGCGGTGCGTGAAGAAGCAAAGACTCAGACAGCGAGCGGAATTTACTTGCCTGATAACGCTAAAGAAAAGCCAGTAGTTGCGGAAGTTAAAGCAGTTGGCGGCGATGTGAAGAACGTCAAAGTTGGTGATCGGATTGTCTATAAGGAATATTCGACTACGGATTTGAAAATTGACGGCACGGAATATTTAGTTGTTCGCGAAGAAGATATTTTAGCAACGGTTGTTGGATAAAAAGGGGAGTTTAATTATGGCAAAAAAAGTTTTTTATGATGACGATGCGCGAAATCGCGTGCTTGGTGGAGCTAGATCGCTATACGACGCAGTTAAGGTAACTTACGGTCCAAAGGGTCGCAATGTTGTGATTGCGAAGGGTTTTGGCGGTCCAACTGTTACTCATGACGGTGTAACTGTGGCTGAAGGAATTGAATTGCCAGAAAACGATGACGAAACGCTGGGCTATAAAGTTGGTGCCGATTTAATCAAACAGGCTGCTAAGAACTTGAACAAGCAAGCAGGCGACGGCACAACGACTGTAACGGTGTTGACGTACTCGATTTTGAAAGAGGCGAATCGATTGATTGCGGCTGGACATAATCCGATGGAACTTAGGAAAGGCATCGAGCAAGCTGGCGCGGAAATTGTTAAAGAATTGAACAAATTGGCTGAACCGATTGAAGGCAGGTCTGACCGCGTGGCTGAAGTCGCTACGATTTCGGCGGGAGATGCGGAAATTGGTAAATTGATTGCTGGCGTTATTGAGAAAGTTGGCAAAGACGGCGTGGTTACTGTTGAGGCTGGTCAAGGTTTGGAGCTGGAAGCTGAGGTTGTCGAAGGTTTTAGCTTGGACAAGGGTTGGGTGAGTCCGTTCTTTGTTACTGACGCGGGTCGCCAGGAAGCTGTGTACGAAAAGCCAGCGATTTTGATTACCGACAAGAAGATTTCTAGTGTGCAAGAATTCTTGCCAATGTTGGAAAAATTGGCACAAAGCGGTAAAAAGGACGTGGTTTTGATTGCCGATGAAGTTGAAGGCGAAGCTTTGAGTATTTTGGTCTTGAACAAATTGAAGGGCGTATTTAATACCGTAGCCGTTAAGGCGCCAAGTTTCGGCGATCGTCGTAAAGATGTTCTTCGTGATATCGCTGTGCTGACTGGCGCGACTGTGATTTCTGAAGATCATGGATTGACATTCGAAAATGCTGGCTTGGAAGTTTTAGGCTCGGCGCGCAAGGTGATTGTTGGTAAAGACGAAACGACAATTATCGAAGGCGCAGGCAAGCCTTCAGGCGTGAAGGAGCGAATTGCTGAGATTAAGTCGCTTTCAGAAAATGCTTCTAGCGAATATGAAAAAGAGCAATTCGACAAGCGTGCCGCAGCGCTATCTGGTAAAGTTGCGGTTATTAAAGTCGGTGGTGCGACTGAGACAGAGATTGACGAAAAGAAATTCCGCGTTGATGACGCCGTGGCGGCTACCAAAGCGGCTTTGGCTGAGGGAATTGTTGCTGGTGGTGGCGTAACTTTGGTCAATTTGGCTGGCAATCTAAAAGTTAGCGGCGCGGATAGTTTATCGATTGGTCGACAAATCTTGAAGGACGCTCTGAAGCAACCGTTCCTACAGATTATGAAAAATGCTGGCTTGAATGCCGATGCGCTGCTTGCTCAAGTTGAATCTGGTAAACCTGGATTCGGTGTTAACGTTATGAAGCCAGAAGATGGTCTGATTGACGTGAAAAAGGCTGGTGTGATTGATCCAGCTCGTGTGACTAAAGAAGCTGTTCAAAATGCA from Candidatus Nanosynbacter sp. HMT-352 harbors:
- a CDS encoding Mur ligase family protein, whose protein sequence is MQLFKHLLETILGSYVKKYLKSHPDTKLIAIVGSVGKTSVKSATATVLSEKFTVRHSRGNLNTTLSAPLEILGVDGPKNAKSPLAWLRVFSAAHASIKNPESPDAIIQECGIDCPGEMATFMRYIQPDIAIITSVAPEHMEFFKNMDTVAHEELSISQVAKKTIFNLHDIDEKYHNLIVGNRVSYGDKSADVFLEIKKTTDAGCIVNLKHSEETSQDINISVLGKHNIRSITGAAAAGLACGMNIEEVAAALTKIKPVSGRMNILRGIRGCTLLDDTYNASPIAMENSLKTLYSISANHKIAVLGDMNELGETSESEHKKIGEICDPKQLELLITVGKMAKKHLAPIAKKNGCKVISFDTALEAGEFLKNSDIKDTTILFKGSQGGIYLEDAVKELLLDPSDAEKLVRQSQSWKQIKAKFYDSFSQSQK
- a CDS encoding co-chaperone GroES, encoding MSTPIKPLGDRVVAVREEAKTQTASGIYLPDNAKEKPVVAEVKAVGGDVKNVKVGDRIVYKEYSTTDLKIDGTEYLVVREEDILATVVG
- the groL gene encoding chaperonin GroEL (60 kDa chaperone family; promotes refolding of misfolded polypeptides especially under stressful conditions; forms two stacked rings of heptamers to form a barrel-shaped 14mer; ends can be capped by GroES; misfolded proteins enter the barrel where they are refolded when GroES binds), which gives rise to MAKKVFYDDDARNRVLGGARSLYDAVKVTYGPKGRNVVIAKGFGGPTVTHDGVTVAEGIELPENDDETLGYKVGADLIKQAAKNLNKQAGDGTTTVTVLTYSILKEANRLIAAGHNPMELRKGIEQAGAEIVKELNKLAEPIEGRSDRVAEVATISAGDAEIGKLIAGVIEKVGKDGVVTVEAGQGLELEAEVVEGFSLDKGWVSPFFVTDAGRQEAVYEKPAILITDKKISSVQEFLPMLEKLAQSGKKDVVLIADEVEGEALSILVLNKLKGVFNTVAVKAPSFGDRRKDVLRDIAVLTGATVISEDHGLTFENAGLEVLGSARKVIVGKDETTIIEGAGKPSGVKERIAEIKSLSENASSEYEKEQFDKRAAALSGKVAVIKVGGATETEIDEKKFRVDDAVAATKAALAEGIVAGGGVTLVNLAGNLKVSGADSLSIGRQILKDALKQPFLQIMKNAGLNADALLAQVESGKPGFGVNVMKPEDGLIDVKKAGVIDPARVTKEAVQNAVSIASTAATMGALVVDIPEAEVAAAPGGMPGMGMM